The Cucurbita pepo subsp. pepo cultivar mu-cu-16 chromosome LG18, ASM280686v2, whole genome shotgun sequence nucleotide sequence TCTCATGGCATATAGCATCTTTGTAATTAAGATATGCTGCACCCCTTCATCATTTCCTGCATTCATTTCCAaacacaagaacaacaacatcATCAACTCATTTGAATGGAAATGTTTAATCTTATACAAATACATCAAGTGTATCTATGATCCTTTGTTTGCTCAATTCACCCAAAAATGGGTCGTTTGACcattagccgatattgtctctttgaacttttccttccgaacttcccctcaagatactatggagagggtctagccctactccgattAGTGTCTTGCATCATCCAGTGACTTGACTCTGATAAGAAATGGTTCGTTCCCTTCTCAAACCGATATGAAACCTCAATCTACAGGACTAGAGGACCAAAAGCATTGATgatcaaaagggaaagttgaagaaaagcTGCAAGAATGTGAAACTCAAAACCCTTACCAAACAAGACTTGAAAATTGCACAATTTGAACTAAAACACAAAACACCCAACAAAGAAATCAGCTCATTTCTTAGGACAATCAGCTTACAAATTGCTCAAGTGACACAAATTCACAACTTTAAGATAATGCTTGAGAGTTTTAAAAGACTTTTACATAGAACAATACATAAAATTAACtacaaatcaagaaaaaagagaCAGCAAAAGGAAAGCAAAGCTAAAGAAGGTGGACAAAGAAGGTGATGACAGAAGCATAGAGAGCACAAATGGAGTGAGATGCACAGTAGTGATCCATAAAATGTctatcaaaaacaaaagaaattgcaTATCATCATCTGTGCTCTCTATCTTCTGTCAACAACATATCACCTATATGTTCCTCCTTCACCCCCAAACGAAGAACAAgtaataaacaaagaaaaagaagaagaaaaagatgaatgatTGAGTGCCTACCAAAGGACTCCCTACAAACGGTGGCTATTTATAGCAAACTTTGAGAAGAATTTGGGGCAGAGAATGGTTAAAAAAAGTAGATACTTTGAGATTccttttttccctctctttacTGCAAATTCAACCGTTTCTCACGAGATCAAAATACCCCAAATTAGGCACTCACACGAGAAAGTGGAACAATTCAGCTGAAAAACAGTAATTTTCAATGTACTGTGTGGTACAGACTGAGTTTTGCCATAAAATCTGcacaaaaaaatcaactcCAACACAGTCTGGTATgattctcatcttctttttttctttttctattgacTAATTCTTTGAAATGAGTGAGACCCATTTGAATTAAGGTAGTCAAGAACAAAAcccatattttaatttagggtttaCACGTTAAAGTTCCCACCTTTTCAATCACAAAGAAATCTAGGGTTtatgttttaagaaaaaaaaaacccttcgTGTTAGAGGTCGAATGCTTGAACCCATCTAATcagttgaactatgctcaaatATTGTTGATATCAGTCGTGAAATGTGAATATTATTCTAGAAAAGTAAAGGGGGAGTGAAGGAGGTATAACGTGACATGTTGTGTTTGAATTTATTCTTTCGAAGAAGCACCTATACATATACTTGTGAGAGTAAAGATTCGTGTTAGAGGTCGAGTGCTCCAACCCATCTAACCAGTTGAACTATGCTAAAATATTGGTTGATATCTGGAATGAAAGAGGTATAATGTGACATGTTGTGTTTgaatttattctttcaaaGAAGCACATATACATATACTCGTGAGAGTAAAGAGGTCGAACCCATCTAACcagttgaactatgctcaaatATTGTTGATATCTGTCGTGAAATGTgaatattattctaaaaaagtAAAGGGGAGTGAAGAAGGTATAATGTGACATGTTGTGTTTgaatttattctttcaaaGAAGCACCTAATTTGAGCAAAGAAAAGATGTATATCAACTTTAAACGTCGGACCCAACCACATTCTATCAGCCACAAAACAGTCTCAACTTTAAATGGATGGTTGGAGGAGTCACCATCATCACCCCAACACAAGCACTAACTAAGAGGGTTTATCAGAAAAGGCATCAAAATTGATATCTAGAAGTTAAGAAAACCATATGAATGAGTAGCTAAGCTGCTAAAAATGGACATCTTTGTGGGTTTAAGTTTGATATTCTCTGTGATGAGTGGAGACCTTATGAATAGTGCTATGCATCACTAAGATTATGCTTTCAAaagatatttgtatttgtagTGGGAATGTGTTGTTAAATCACTCCCTCAATAATTGGGTTAGGGTAAATTTAGCTTTGAATCTTCAAATTATTACGAGTCTCGAGGATCAAACGATCGAAACTGTTCGAAATTTGACaactattgatttttttagaaagaaagTGTTCAATTATATAAGATTGATCTTTGAGGCATGTTTCAAGCatgtttcttgattttgaaaataaatgaagaaactgAGGTATAAAGATTAAAAGTGTAACAGATAGTCtgttttggcctattacgtatcgtgATCGGTCTCGTGGTTTTAAAACgaatctactagggagaggtttattgtgagatctcacatcagttggtataagggtgtggaaacctcttcttagccgacgcgttttaaaaactatgaggGGAAATCTGAAAgtgaaagcctaaagaggacaatatctgctagcggtaggcttgagctgttacaaatagtattagagtcagacaggGGGATGTggcagcgaggaggctgagccccgaagggaggtggacacgaagcggtgtgctagcaaggacattgggccttgaagtggggtggattgtgagatcccacatcagttggggaggagaacgaagcattgtttataagggcgtgaaaacctcttcctaatagacgcgttttaaaaaccttaaggggaagtccgaaagtgAAAGCATGAAGAGGACAAtttctgctagcggtaggcttgggctgttacaaatagtatcagagccaaacatcgggcgatgtgctaacgaggaggctgagcttcgaagggaggtggacacaaggcggtgtgtcagtaaggacgctgggccccgaagggtggtggattggggggtcccacatcgattggagaaggaaacgagtgtcagcaaggactcTGTGCCCcgaagtggggtggattgtgagatcgcacatcggttgggggaggagaatgaagcattcttcgtaagggtgtgaaaacgtCTTCcgagtagacgcgttttaaaaaccttgaggggaagcctgaaagtgaaagctcaaagagaacaatatgtGCTAACAGtaggtttgggctgttacaaatagtattagagctagatactgggtgatgtgtcagcgaggaggctgagctccgaagggatgtggacatgaggcagtatgccagcaaggacgctgggccccgaagggtgGTGGATTACGGGGTTTCACAttcttacaaagaatgtttcgttctcctttacaaccgatgtgagatctggACTGGCCACAAATGTACATTCTTAGTCTCTAGAAGCTATTAAGCGAAACACGCGACGAGTAAACCTAAAAACGTAAGGGATAATGAGAAGAAACATATATTCTTTTGACATATTATGATGCTCCTCCAGTGGAACAACGCCCATTTGGGTATCAAGCTAAATTCGTATGGAGCAAGTTGGGAGGTGAAAGAACAAAAGGTAAGATTGAAAGGCATCCCTCAACACATATTTCTTATCTGTTGTCCTTCTATTAATCACAGCTTACTGAATAAAGTGAAGAGCTTTCAAATGGGGCGGTGCTGTCATTTTCACATTACCAAAGGAGGAAGACGACGATGGAAAACCTCCAACATAACACGTGTCGACACCCCACTTTCACATTCATTATTGACTCACTCTATGTCCCTTGACAGTGAGTGCCACTCATACCTtactaaaataaacaaaacaaactcaTTAGGTATCACTCtgagcctcacggttttaaaacgcgtctactaagaagaggtttccacactcttataaagaatgttttgttcttctctccaaccaatgtgagtaGATATTCTCCACtatgacccattacgtataaCCGTTAACCTCACGGTTGTAAAActcgtctactagggagaggtttccacacccttataatgaatattttgttaccctctccaactgatgtgagtaGATATTCTCCGCTAtaacccattacgtatcaccgtcagcctcacggttgtaagacgcgtctactagggagaggtctccatacccttataaggaatgtttcgttcccctctccaaccgatgtgagtaGATATTCTCCACTATGACCCATTGtgtatcactgtcagcctcacaattttaaaacgcgtctactagggagaggtttccacacccttataagtaatgtttcgtcaccctctccaaccgatgtgagtaGATATTCTCCGCTataacccgttacgtatcaccatcagcctcatggttttaaaacgcgtctactagggagagatctccacacccttataaggaatgtttcatttccctctccaaccgatgtgagtaGATATTCTCCACtgtgacccattacgtatcaccgtcaacctcatggttttaaaatgtgtctactagggagagctCTCCACaccttgtaagaaatgcttcgtttccctctctaactgatgtgagtagatattgtccgctatgactcattacgtatcatcgtcagcctcatgattttagaACGcgcctactagggagaagttttcacacccttataaggaatgcttcgttctgctctccaaccgatgtgggatctcacaaaagaTACCTCGTGCTAATGTAAATATTGTCCCTTATTTATATGCCCCTGATCGTTcctttctttagccaatataAGACTTTGGTGGCACTTACTACATAAGACTCGATCGGANAATGTGAGTAGATATTCTCCACtatgacccattacgtataaCCGTTAACCTCACGGTTGTAAAActcgtctactagggagaggtttccacacccttataatgaatattttgttaccctctccaactgatgtgagtaGATATTCTCCGCTAtaacccattacgtatcaccgtcagcctcacggttgtaagacgcgtctactagggagaggtctccatacccttataaggaatgtttcgttcccctctccaaccgatgtgagtaGATATTCTCCACTATGACCCATTGtgtatcactgtcagcctcacaattttaaaacgcgtctactagggagaggtttccacacccttataagtaatgtttcgtcaccctctccaaccgatgtgagtaGATATTCTCCGCTataacccgttacgtatcaccatcagcctcatggttttaaaacgcgtctactagggagagatctccacacccttataaggaatgtttcatttccctctccaaccgatgtgagtaGATATTCTCCACtgtgacccattacgtatcaccgtcaacctcatggttttaaaatgtgtctactagggagagctCTCCACaccttgtaagaaatgcttcgtttccctctctaactgatgtgagtagatattgtccgctatgactcattacgtatcatcgtcagcctcatgattttagaACGcgcctactagggagaagttttcacacccttataaggaatgcttcgttctgctctccaaccgatgtgggatctcacaaaagaTACCTCGTGCTAATGTAAATATTGTCCCTTATTTATATGCCCCTGATCGTTcctttctttagccaatataAGACTTTGGTGGCACTTACTACATAAGACTCGATCGGACCACCATTCATACCTAGCCAACCAAGCCCACGACCCAAATTGGCTCTAGGGAAGTCAGAAAGGAAGGACTCGAGGCTCGATCGAGCACCTCAACATGTCATGGTGACTAAAAACACTATGATTTGTTGTAGTAGGTTATCTTTGTTGACTACTTTTTGGAAGGTTGAAAGAGTAAGTGGGGGAGAAGTGTGGTGTAGGGTTGCGTTTAAAGTAGGCTGCAAGAAGAGGCTTAAAATTTGATTCCTCACTCCAAACATTCATATTATTCTCTTACAAATTGGTGTTGGAAGGCAATGGATTTGAGTTGTTGATAAGGGCCTTTGCTTTCCCATTCTGGATGTCTACACATTCAAAATTGGTATGCATCATAGATAGATACCTCTTCCAAGACATGTCTCGTCCCCTTTCTATTCACTTAACCTTTTTCTTTGCGGCCTAAGTCCAATCAACTCGACCTAATATGATTCCCGTGCAGGAGGCTCTACGAGAAGCTACGAGATAAACCATACCTATTATATCAATAACTAAAATCCcatcaaaactcaaatatcaaacatttacaagtcaACACATTACTAACATTggttacaaacgtcaaatattcttaatcttcataataatcttaggTAAGGTCGAGAGaggttgtaaccctatttttgagTTAGTCGGATTGACCCAATACAAAAAAAGGTCTAAGTATGTTTGGCAAACCACTTTGACACTTACGGGAATAATTCAATCTACTTTATTAGATAgaaaaagttttcatttaAAGCATTCAAGAGGAAGGAGGGGCCCACCCGACTCGATCaacttcaaaaaaacaaaaaaggtgAGTTGAATACTGAGAATACATCtatattggtatgaggtcttttggaaaacccgaaagcaaaaccatgagagtttatgctcagagtgaacaatatcatataattatttagagTTTTGGTtcttaacatagtatcagagttatgcccttaacttagtcatgtcaatcctcaaatgtcgaacaaagaagttgtgagatTCAAAAGTGtaatcaaaagtgactcaagtgtcgaacaaagaacgtactttgttcgaagactCCAAAGAATGAGTTGAACTTTTATTTAGGAGAGAGGCTCCACACGACTTGAAGGGAGACCCACATTGACtgatttagagaatgatcataatttttagaaaattattggCGACACCAACCATCTTTCACCGACTCATGCCCACCCTGTTCCATTCCTCGGCTATGAGGCCGACACCCATTCGGCCGCCCCTCCTCTACACATAGTCTCAACTTTTGTCCTGTTAGGTAAATCACTAGGTTGAAATTCATTCAACGTGGACTTCCCACCCACTCTAATTTTGTGTGGGTTTAAGAGAAAAGATAGTCTAAAAAGTTGTCCGttgcttttcatttttatgattaaatttgttatttaaatattcaactGAACGAGAAATAATTAACGGGTCTTCTTCAGCACAAAtatttctctccctctcttttcCGTTATTTTCTTCGGAAGTTTTCTTCGGCCCTTTTTTACTCCGTCACGTTTTCCTCTCAATAGCTTACTAACCATTTTCTCCAAAGCAAAATGTTGCGCCATTGTTGCTGCTTACTCTCCCTTGCACTCATAATGGCAATGATCCCACGTTTGAACACCGCTGTAATAAACAAGAATCAAGCCATCAAAACCAAATCTTTTCTCACCCCATCATTCACCATGACCCCTGGTTCAGTGGTCGAGAGATTCTACTACAGCACCAACTTTCCCAAAGCCCATATTGCCCTGAAGGGCTTCGACGTCGAAGTTGTAGACGACGCAGGCAACCCCGTCCCGCTCTTTGAAACATATTTGCACCATTGGGGAATCCTCAGGTAGTTGATAGCTCGTATTCTATTTAAACCTTGtgaacattaatgaatattGGACTTTCGATCCCACTTTTGTTTCTCGTTCTTAACAGGTATTATCAACACAAAGATGCAAAAGATCCAAATACAAACGTTTCATTCACTCAAATCAATGAACCAAATTTCTTGATTGCGGGAAACAATGGAGTGTGCCAAAAACATGTTCTTCCACACTTTTATGGGACAGGGGCTGATTCAAGAAGAACATCCTCGTTTCTTCCGAACCCATATGGAATTGAAGTTGGGAATGAAGTGGAAGTTCCTTTAGGGTATGAAGAAAAATGGGTATTAAATATCCATGCCATTGATACTCGGGGCGTGGAGGACAGACTGGGATGCATTGAGTGTCAACGCCATTTGTATAATGTTACGAAGGATGGGGTTGGGATGGCGTTGGAAGTAGATTATAAAGGAGGTTTGAGGTGTTGTTATGATAAAACTAAGTGTAAACTGAGGGAAAGCTAtgagggagaagaagaaaggagttTGTATGTGAAATATACTGTGAAGTGGATGGATTGGGATGATGATCTTGTGATTCCCCTAAAGGTCTATATATTTGATGTCACTGATACTTGGAATCCATTGACAGGCAGCACTGGAGCTCCTGAAGAACACAATTGTCTTGTAAGTCCACTAATTCCCTCTTCATATCTAGTATACTCGTGAGATTGACGGTCAGACGCAATggaccaaagtggacaatatttactagcgggtagacttgggcggttacaaatggtgttagAGCCTAACAATGGGCGGTGTTGCCAAacaatgcattttaaaactgtgaggctgatggtcatacataacagaccaaagcagacaatatttgctagtggtggacttttgctgttacaaatggtattagggGCAAACatcggacggtgtgccaataaggatgttgggcctctaagagggtggattgtgagatcttacgtcagttggagaggagggGAACAAACTATTtcttataacattttaaaactgtgaggctgacagacATACATAACAGACcgaagtagacaatatttgctagcggtggaccttggctgttacaaatggtattagggGCACATatcggacggtgtgccaataaggatgttgggcctctaagagggtggattgtgagatctcacgtcagttggagaggagggGAACAAACTATTtcttataacattttaaaactgtgaggctgacagacATACATAACAGACcgaagtagacaatatttgctagcggtggacttttgctgttacaaatggtattagggGCAAACatcggacggtgtgccaataaggatgttgggcctccaagagggtggattgtgagatctcacctcagttggagaggagaggaACAAactattccttataagagtgtggaaactctTCCTAGTAAACACATTTCAAAACTATGAGGTTGACATccatacgtaatgggtcaaagtaaACAAtgtttgctagcagtggacttgagctgttacaaatggtatcaaagccaaacatgGTGctgtgtgccaatgaggacgttggaaccgcaaaagggtggattgtaagatctcacaccgattggagaggggaacaaaacatttcttataagggtgtgaaaacctcttcctagtagacgcgttttaaaccgTAAGGCgaacaacgatacgtaacgggccaaaacggactaTTTGGTAGTggtggacttaggctgttactGAAATGTTGACGATTTAGTGAGATTAATATATAAGGCGAGTTCGATAAagtttccatttctttccttCAAGCAGGATCGAAAGTATCCGTGTTAATGGGTAGCTTCGTTTTATCGttgtttctattttcaaaaaactaGTTATCAAACGGGACCTTAAACCTATCTATTGTTTTCGGGTTTTTGTATAGGTGGAGTATAATGTAGAGGCTTGCTCCCCTACAAACAAGCCTGATGATGAATGTAAAGCTACCAAAATGGTGAGGCTAATCTCTCCCAGCAGTGGCTATCTCATATATGGGATGGCTCATCTACATATTGGTGCCATTGGCTCAATGCTCTATGGAGAGGTAATCTTTTCGTGTCGATTATTTATGGTTATGTCGTTTACGCCTCTAAACTTGAAAGCATAGGGACTAAACTTAACGAAAATGAACGTAACGTGTATCAGGACGGAAGGCTGTTATGTTCTTCGTCTCCGATATATGGACATGGAAGTGAAATAGGGAATGAAGATGGCTATGTGGTTGGAATGTCAACTTGTTATCCACAGCCAGGCTCTGTCAGAATCAATAGAGGAGAAATGTTGAGTCTTATATCCAAATATGAGCCTGCACAGAACCACGTTGGGGTTATGGGCCTCTTTCATATAATGGTTGCACAAAGGCTACCAAACTCATTGCTTCACATGGTACCATTCAAGCTTGATGATGATACCACCTTGTAAGCCTATCATACTTGAGTGATATCCATTACATAATATCATGTGTGTTCTAGCAAAGTCCTATGGTTTTGATGTTGGAGTTTATTGGTATAGGTTTGTTACAAGCCTAAGATTATAAACCCTAAATGTATTGAGCTtatgattgaaaaagaatatggAACAAAAGTTTGGGTTTGTGACGGAGGTTGATATATAAATGACTCGACATGGTTATGGGAAAGTTCATGCCTCAATAATACTcaaatggatggatgtttCGATCGTAAAAGTTGACTCATGGTCAATAAGTGTGCATGAGCGAGCAACAAAGGCTGATGATGTCTCTGAAGCTTGAGATTGCATCATGAATCATTAGTTGGACTCAAGAGTTCTCAATTAGTACTGTATTGAGTCAGTATGTCCCAATATGCTCTAGTTTGCATCAGAATGCCTTGGTAAGCGTTATAATGCTATGATAGGTCTCGATAGGTGCTGAAATCACCTTGCAAACTCCATTTGAACGTTTTGAGGCTGTTTTGACCTCTCGAAGGATTGAAACACATCCTAATGAAGTTTCAATCAATATTGAAGTGTGTGGACGGTATTATAgggaaatgtttccacacccttataagaaatgttttgttcccctctccaaccgatgtgggatctcacaatttaccccCTCGGggaccaacgtcctcactggcacacctcCCGATGTCGGgatttaataccatttgtaacaacccaagctcaccgctaacagatattgtccactttgatccattacatatcgtcatcagtctcacgattttaaaacgcatctactagagagaggtttccacacctttataaaaaaatgtttcgtttccctcccCATCCAATacccttcttccttttccattCCCATATATTGGAGACGAAGAACATGCTTTGGCATCGACATCGTACTCAATCTATACGTACAAAACATAGCAAAAAACGATCATTTATTGATCTCGAAATTTTCGGGTTTGTgtcttgtgagatcccacatcagttgaagaggagaaagtaacatttttttttataagagtgtaaaaacttctccctaacagacttattttaaaactgtgaggctaacgacgatatgtaatgggctaaagtGGGTAATATAACATCTACTAACAGTGaatttggactattacaaatggtatcagagtcaat carries:
- the LOC111779774 gene encoding uncharacterized protein LOC111779774; protein product: MLRHCCCLLSLALIMAMIPRLNTAVINKNQAIKTKSFLTPSFTMTPGSVVERFYYSTNFPKAHIALKGFDVEVVDDAGNPVPLFETYLHHWGILRYYQHKDAKDPNTNVSFTQINEPNFLIAGNNGVCQKHVLPHFYGTGADSRRTSSFLPNPYGIEVGNEVEVPLGYEEKWVLNIHAIDTRGVEDRLGCIECQRHLYNVTKDGVGMALEVDYKGGLRCCYDKTKCKLRESYEGEEERSLYVKYTVKWMDWDDDLVIPLKVYIFDVTDTWNPLTGSTGAPEEHNCLVEYNVEACSPTNKPDDECKATKMVRLISPSSGYLIYGMAHLHIGAIGSMLYGEDGRLLCSSSPIYGHGSEIGNEDGYVVGMSTCYPQPGSVRINRGEMLSLISKYEPAQNHVGVMGLFHIMVAQRLPNSLLHMVPFKLDDDTTL